The DNA sequence AAGTTGCTTTCCTTGCAAAGTCTTCATAGCTCACGTAATTCATCTATTGCATTTGGGCTTATTCATTGAAGTTGAGGAGGCATGAAATCTAAGAATTTTGGATAATGAAAACTTTACGTGACGAATAGTTATTTGGTTACCATAATGAATTCAAAGCTTTGGTTGAATTGAGTTAAAACCCAAActtacaaattaatataaagaaaatttggCACTCAAATATTGAAACTGAGGATGCTTCATTATAGGTAACACAGCTAGCCAACTTTCAATTTGCAGTAGTATTTTGACCGCGAGGACATTGTGCCTTTTTGGAATTTTGTACATTAAAACAAATACATGGTCGATTAGCAGATGACTATTATTACTAATGAATGATTAAGAGCAGAACACAAAGGCCTAATAAGAAGGAGACTTTTTGCATATCGAAACAAATTAATAGACCTTATCAATTTGCAGATATAGTTTAGAATGCATTTGCTTTAATAGGCGCTTTTAACTGCttaaattaatacaaaacaaaataagccTTGAACACCTGCTCTCAGATACATGTAAACGGTAagaatattattaagaaaaagtAACAATTGGTTTTTATATTCATCAGGGCAAATAGGTACagtgtaataattgttttattaccCATGTTCAAGTTGGATTAATTTACAGAcatctttctttcccctcttgTGACTGCTAGATTAAGTTGGATTAATTTACAGAcatctttctttcccctcttgTGACTGCTAGATTACGGTCGATAATCATTGCAGACAAGAGAAGTAATCTTTAATGAATGGAATTCCATCCATATCCCATTCCTTTAGAAGAACAACAAACCTGGTGATTTTtgaaatatgataatatattatcAAGATGGTGTTGATAAACGATCATGAGGAGAAATAAATATGATAAGGCAGATAGAGGGAGGGAGTGACGGAGTTCTTCAGGGGTTAGGGTGGGCTCAAGATCACCCAACcttgtttgttctttttttttttttttttttaagtattttagtaattttattattattattttgagagaaataaaagttcaatattatattttaagggaaaaaagaaaacaaaaatatcggAAGTGTAGACCATAtgaatattaatcaatttttttttttataactactGGAGTTTCATCTTGAAATTAGCAATTTGAAgttatgatatattattttgattcatGGAATTGAAGATTGTGAGATGATTTAGATAATATCATTGGCTAATTTAGATGATTTACTcaggttttattattataataaatatacaatataaaattgaaacttgatttttgtattattagaTATTTAGGCTATTTTGACTATTTTATTGTGCTTAATTAGGGTTAGGATTATTATAATAACTTTGTGACTtactttattttagttgttgatTTTATATAACTAAATATTCATTATACATTTCACGAAAAATTTTGTATGTAATAATCACATTTTTAGAATATAACAAAGTCTTCAAGTGATAAACTAAAACCACTACTAAACTGGTGTTCTATTGTAGTTgcattcattcttttttttttcatcttttatttttttttattttttttaagaatatattacAATATGTCCACCTTTAGTTGTATATTTTCACATTATAAAATGCTGGCTACATCTTGGCTACATCCAGAGATCGGCTTGTACCACAGTGATGACCTATACTAATATATCAACATCAACTTGTCCATAAGCTCTattatatacccaaaaaaatttatccaTAACATCACTTTTTGGACAGCGATAGCATTTGGAAAcacattacaaaaaaataataataataataaaacatttggAAAGCATTACCATCAAGTTTAAGAGGTTGCCACCACTAAAATTACATGACTTATTCAAAGGACACATGGCCTTTTTAATTATCCTTAATTATAGGAGAGTAATCTTCTAGAAAACTTTTATTTCAGAATTTgaaataactttaaaattaaacatgCTCGTATAAGAATAATCTAAAAATGGATGACTTTCtgaaaaacttcaaaaaaacaTCAAATTTTGAATAACCCTGCATTTTTGTCATGCCTGAATTTTGAAGCTGTATTCTATACTTGTAGGaaagttttataaaatttcaagtcAGCTTACAGATCAATACTTATATGTTCTGTTCCTCACAGGAATTTTCCTATAAACTGAAAAACCTACTATCAAtcgcaataaaaaaataataattaaaaaaaaaaaaaaagacgaagaGGTACTGTCCAATCCCATgtgatatacataaaaaaatgaagaaaagaattGGCTCCAAATTATCTTAAGCTTATTTCAATTTCTATCACATCAATTAGCTCGTCTCATAAACAAAATCTAGATTTAAATTGCTAGTTAGCTTACCTATTACTCTACCATTTCAACTCAAGCACTATAAATGCACTAGCAATATAGTAAGATGGGTTACAGTTCATTTCTGATCTACCTCAAGCTTCAACTTAgacaattaaaaaaagtaaacatgACATAAGAGAGCTATCTGAGCCtgtaatcaaagaaaaaagaaacaaccaATTTTCAGAAGTCCTAAGCAGCAGTTCTATCTTATACCATACAAGAAGTTTCGTAATCTGCAAGAACCCAACTACTTCTTGTCCTCTCTAGCCACAATCTTGAACTTCCCAGTTTGTTGTTGCTGCAAACAGAGCAAAGCCCATTAATCAAAAATAAGTCTTCGAATCATAAACaagccaaaaagtaatttttttaattaaattttacctTCATCCATAGATCAGAGTGGGTTTTGCAGAACCCAGCAACAACAGCACCTTTTTTCCTCCCTTCTCTGTACTCTATACAAAGATCTTCCTTCAAACCACAAGTTACATGAAAACCCAGAGGGCATTTGGGCTCAGAGCAATTAATAGCACACCCATTTGATTTTTTGCAAACATAGCATTTTTCTTTCCACCTCTTCTTGGGAACCTTAGAGCAATCAATACCTTCTCGGCCTTCGGGATCTCGGAAGAACACCTCGGGAACGAAAACCGCACACACTAGGTGTGCCCATCCACTGTCGTCGCTCGTGGGCTTCATTGCTCCTCCGGTGGTTGGACACAAGCAGCATGAAAATGTCATCTTCTTTTTGGATTGAGAAGATCTAGAAACAGAGCACTGGGCACAGAACCAGTCGCCTTCGGGAATACCCTTCACGAGGGGATTGCCATAGCAGGAAGCGTGGACCATTAGATCACACCCATCGCAGAGGACTATAGGATCTGATGGATCTCCATCCGTGCTCTGACAAATGGCGCATACAATGCCATCATTATCGTCTTCGCAAGCACTTTCAGCTTCCTTTCCTTCTTGGGTACTTCCAGTAGCTTGAatatgttcttcttcttttttcctctttacAACGACGGCTTCTGAATCTTCCTTTGAAAATGGTTTATACTCCATATTAAGATCAAAGGCAGTAAATTGCTTCTCCGGGGATAAATCGGCTGGAAGGGCCCATACCCTTTTCTTCGCCGGCAAGCAGATTGTAGTTGCAGCGGCGGAGGCGGCGGCAGTGGCTGTGGGGTCAGCAACAATAGATGGGTCCCTCGACTCCCTCCGTTTCTTAGCCGGGAGGGTTGAGAGGGAAGCAGCATTGTAATTATCGAAACGTTGTCTTTCAGTCAACTGCTGCTGTTGGAAGAGTCTAAATCTTTTGTGAGGGGGCAATTGGAAGCCATTGAATTCGGAACCCATTTGCATCTGCAGGGAAGGAGGTGGGATGGTGACGAAGCTTGAAGAGTTCTAGTTTGCTGGTTTTTGTGAGAGAATTAGAGGTGTTTTGGTTTTGGGCTTTTGGGATCAAATTTTCTGGTGGGAAAGACAACTCGGTTACTGAAATTTGATAAGAATCTTTCAATTTGTGCgggaaagttttaaaaaataatgattacttctttttttcttttttgaatctgGATCAAAAATACCCGCGcccaaatatgaaaaatttggaTCTACTGGATTTGGCGGGTGTGTGACAGAGATCCGTTTTATGTGTGCCAACCCGACGGATCCATAACTGGGTTGGCTAATTGCTATACTCACGTGGATGAGTCTCTTTTCTGCACCCACACCAATTTCTATAcaagttttgtgaaaatttttgtagatttatttttatatgattttgttaaaattaaataaattagtatTTGTCGGATATAACATATTTGCATAAGACATTgcttttaattgaattttaaccCAATTAAAATACGTAGATTGCAAACATTGAATATTGAGTCCAATTCATTTACTTTGTACATTACGCTTATATATACTTAAATCAAATGTAGATGATAAgtcttttcaaaaataaaaaaaatgtagaaaataAGTGGGAACCATTTATTTTTACTCCTTTCAAGTTATAGTGTATGGCATACAAAGAGAACATAAAAGAAAGTTATTCATAAAAAAGCAGAGAATAGTTAGCAATAATGTTGCAAAATTAGATGAAACATAGCGAATTTGCCACAACATTCAACCAGTAATTAACAGAATagaacaattaaattaaaacttatCAAAGTTTCTATAAGAAATTTCAATCCTGCTTTTGGGTGGGCACACTCTGTCTCCATATCCCTGCCAAGACACTGCCAAAGATGGAATGGCAAACGCTGGAAACTGCGCACGG is a window from the Ziziphus jujuba cultivar Dongzao chromosome 11, ASM3175591v1 genome containing:
- the LOC125419643 gene encoding uncharacterized protein LOC125419643 translates to MQMGSEFNGFQLPPHKRFRLFQQQQLTERQRFDNYNAASLSTLPAKKRRESRDPSIVADPTATAAASAAATTICLPAKKRVWALPADLSPEKQFTAFDLNMEYKPFSKEDSEAVVVKRKKEEEHIQATGSTQEGKEAESACEDDNDGIVCAICQSTDGDPSDPIVLCDGCDLMVHASCYGNPLVKGIPEGDWFCAQCSVSRSSQSKKKMTFSCCLCPTTGGAMKPTSDDSGWAHLVCAVFVPEVFFRDPEGREGIDCSKVPKKRWKEKCYVCKKSNGCAINCSEPKCPLGFHVTCGLKEDLCIEYREGRKKGAVVAGFCKTHSDLWMKQQQTGKFKIVAREDKK